From the Alloalcanivorax dieselolei B5 genome, one window contains:
- a CDS encoding phasin family protein produces MSDQPQDNNQDKKDERGPLRTLTGASRDLRKYTHQIWLAGLGAFARAEEEGSGFFDALVEAGRQVEKHTREKAPRVEDIKERVRHHTGETMDRMEKAFDDRLSKALSRLGIPNKREVEALQRRVQELTDALERMEDEEPESESKPRDPE; encoded by the coding sequence ATGTCCGATCAACCCCAGGACAATAACCAGGATAAAAAAGACGAACGCGGCCCTTTGCGCACCCTCACCGGTGCCTCCCGGGATCTGCGCAAGTACACCCATCAGATCTGGCTGGCGGGGCTTGGCGCTTTTGCCCGTGCCGAGGAAGAGGGCAGTGGTTTCTTCGATGCGCTGGTGGAAGCCGGCCGCCAGGTGGAAAAGCACACCCGTGAGAAGGCCCCGCGAGTGGAGGACATCAAGGAACGGGTGCGTCATCACACCGGCGAGACCATGGACCGCATGGAGAAAGCCTTTGATGACCGTCTGAGCAAGGCGCTGTCGCGGCTGGGTATCCCCAACAAGCGGGAAGTGGAGGCGTTGCAACGCCGGGTCCAGGAGTTGACCGATGCCCTGGAACGGATGGAAGACGAGGAGCCGGAGTCCGAATCCAAACCCCGGGACCCGGAATAA